The nucleotide sequence GCTTGGTTTTTGAACACCCACTCCTTTTGAACACCCACTCCCCCAACCCCTCGCCCCGTCGGCGAGGGGAGTCTTGAACTGCCAATTTGGGTTTTGGTCGCCGGACGCGCGTCTACAGGGGTGGCGCTGCCGACGTTGTGGTTTGCCACGGCGCATGCGATGCGGTTGTAGATATTTCATGCACCTAGGCTTGCCAACGCTGGCGGCGAAGCGCGCCAGTGGGGGCGTGCACACCCATCCGAGGCCCTACAACCGCATGCACTGGCCGTGGTGGACCACCCCTGTTGGCTACGGTGCTTTGGTAGCCCTGTTGCCGGAGAAAAACCATCCAATCGGCAGTTCAGGACTCCCCTCGCCGACGGGGCGAGGGGTTGGGGGAGTGGGTGTTAAACGATCAAGCCAGTAAGCCAACTCTTCAACAGCGAGTGCAAACCGTTGCAAATTCATGCACTTTGGCCTGCCAACGCTGGCGGCGAAGCGCGCCAGTGGGGGCGTGCACACCCATCCGAGGCCCTACAACCGCATGCACTGGCCGTGGTGGACCACCCCTGTTGGCTACGGTGCTTTGGTAGCCCTGTTGCCGGAGAAAAACCATCCAATCGGCAGTTCAGGACTCCCCTCGCCGACGGGGCGAGGGGTTGGGGGAGTGGGTGTTAAACGATCAAGCCAGTAAGCCAACTCTTCAACAGCGAGTGCAAACCGTTGCAAATTCATGCACTTTGGCCTGCCAACGCTGGCGGCGAAGCGCGCCAGTGGGGGCGTACACACCCATCCGAGGCCCTACAACCGCATGCACTGGCCGTGGTGCACCACCCCTGTTGGCTACGGTGCTTGGGTAGCCCTGTTGCCGGGGAAAACCATCCAATCGGCAGTTCAGGACTCCCCTCGCCGACGGGGCGAGGGGCTGGGGGAGTGGGTGTTAATCAACCAAGCCAGCGGGGATGTGTACACCCATCATGGACGCTCCAGCGCGCTCAGCACCTGGGCGGGCATGCGCCTGGGCTTGAGGGTGTCGGCATGCACACAGCCAACCCGAACTTGGCCGCTCACCAACACGGTGTCGCCCCGCAGCGCCTGTTGCTCCAGCAGCATGGAGGCCTGGCCACGCTCCACCATGCGCACGCTGACGGTGAGCAAGTCGTCCAAGCGCGCGGCGGCCAAGTAGCGCAGCGTGACATCAGCCACCACAAAAATCGCCCCTGTGGCATCGCGCAGGACTTGCTGCTCCACCCCCAGCGCGCGCAGCCACTCGGTGCGGGCGCGTTCAAAAAACTTCAGGTAATTGGCATAGAACACCACGCCGCCGGCGTCGGTGTCTTCCCAGTACACACGAACGGGCATGGCGTAGCCCGCGGCACCGGTGAGGGGCGTTGACACAGGGTCTTGGGGGGTAGGTGATAGAGGGCGCATGGAGGTGAAATGCAGGAGCAAATGGGGGCACAAGAAGTCGTGAGCAATTGTCCGCTAAGCCCACATATTTTTGTAACAAGCGTAGGATAGGATGCTTCGCGCACCACCAGCTGCACCCTTGAGATGGCGCGCGTCGTCCTCATCTCTGTGTGCAGTTTACCCACCAAGGATTCACCATGGCACGCCATACCCCCATCGAACGCTACCGCAACATCGGTATTTCGGCCCACATTGACGCGGGCAAAACGACCACGACCGAGCGCATTCTTTTTTACACCGGGGTGAACCACAAAATTGGTGAGGTGCATGACGGCGCGGCCACCATGGACTGGATGGAGCAAGAGCAAGAGCGCGGCATCACCATCACCTCAGCCGCCACCACCTGCTTTTGGAAAGGCATGGCGGGCAACTTCCCTGAGCACCGCATCAACATCATTGACACCCCCGGCCACGTGGACTTCACGATTGAAGTGGAGCGCTCCATGCGCGTGCTGGACGGTGCAGTCATGGTGTACGACGCTGTGGGCGGCGTGCAGCCGCAGTCGGAAACCGTGTGGCGTCAAGCCAATAAATACAAGGTGCCACGCCTGGCCTTTGTGAACAAAATGGACCGCACCGGGGCCGACTTTTTGCGCGTGCGCGAGATGATGATCTTGCGCCTCAAGGCCAACCCCGTGGCCATTCAAATCCCGATTGGCGCGGAAGACAAGTTCCAAGGCATTGTGGACTTGGTCAAGATGAAGTCCATTATTTGGGACGAAGACAAGGGCGTGACCTTTGTCTACGGTGACATTCCCGCCGACCTGGCCGATGTGTGCGCCGAGTACCGCGAAAAGCTGGTCGAAGCCGCCGCCGAAGCGTCGGAAGAGCTGATGAACAAATACCTGGAGGGCGAAGCGCTCACCGAAGAAGAAATCAAGGCCGCAATCCGCAAACGCACGCTGGCGGGTGAAATCCAGCCCATGTTGTGTGGCTCAGCGTTTAAGAACAAAGGCGTGCAAGCCATGCTGGACGCGGTCATTGAATACATGCCCGCACCCACCGACATTCCGCCCGTGAGCGGTGTGGATGAGGACGACCACCCCGTGGTGCGCCAAGCAGACGACAGCGAAAAGTTCTCCGCCTTGGCTTTCAAACTGATGACCGACCCCTTTGTGGGCCAGCTGACCTTTGTGCGCGTGTACTCCGGCGTTTTGCTCAAGGGCGACACGGTGTACAACCCCATTCGCGGCAAAAAGGAGCGCATTGGCCGCATCGTGCAAATGCATGCCAACAACCGCGAAGAGGTGTCTGAAATCCGCGCGGGCGACATTGCCGCTTGCGTGGGCCTCAAAGACGTGACCACGGGCGAAACCTTGTGCGATCCAGGTGCCATCGTGATGCTGGAGCGCATGGTCTTCCCCGAGCCCGTGATCACCCAAGCGGTAGAGCCCAAGACCAAGGCCGACCAAGAAAAAATGGGCATTGCCCTGCAGCGCTTGGCGCAAGAGGACCCGTCGTTCCGCGTGAAGACCGACGAAGAGTCAGGCCAAACACTGATCGCCGGAATGGGTGAGCTGCATTTGGAAATCATCGTGGACCGCATGAAGCGCGAGTTTGGCGTGGAAGCCAATGTGGGCAAGCCCCAAGTGGCTTACCGCGAAACCATACGCAAAACGGTGGAAGACGCTGAAGGCAAATTCGTGCGCCAGTCTGGCGGTAAGGGCCAGTACGGCCATGTGGTGCTGAAAATTGAACCCAATGAAGCGGGCAAAGGCGTGGAATTTGTTGACGCCATCAAGGGTGGCGTGGTGCCGCGCGAGTTCATCCCTGCGGTAGAAAAAGGCATCAACGAAGCCGTGACCCAAGGCGTGATGGCGGGCTACCCGGTGGTGGACGTGAAGGTCACGCTGCACTTTGGCTCGTACCACGATGTGGACTCCAACGAGCTGGCGTTCAAGATGGCCGCAATCTTTGGTTTCAAAGAAGGCTGCCGCAAAGCGAACCCGGTGATTCTGGAGCCCATGATGGCGGTTGAAGTGGAAACGCCCGAAGACTACGCCGGCAACGTGATGGGCGACCTGTCCTCCCGCCGCGGCATGGTGCAAGGCATGGACGACATGGTGGGCGGCGGCAAAGCCATCAAGGCCGAAGTGCCCTTGTCAGAGATGTTTGGCTACTCCACCACCTTGCGTTCGATGTCCCAAGGTCGTGCCACCTACACCATGGAATTCAAGCACTACGCCGAAGCCCCACGCAACGTGTCCGAAGCCATCATGGCGGCGCGTTCGAAGTAAGCAAAAACTGCCGCTAAGCAGCTCCTAAAAGCCCACACGCTTCATGCGTGTGGGCTTTTTGCATGGGGGCTAGCACTTCGCCTTTGTCTCCTGGTCCAACAGCGCTCGAATTTGGGCAAACAGGGGCGATGTGG is from Rhodoferax aquaticus and encodes:
- the ybgC gene encoding tol-pal system-associated acyl-CoA thioesterase, with translation MRPLSPTPQDPVSTPLTGAAGYAMPVRVYWEDTDAGGVVFYANYLKFFERARTEWLRALGVEQQVLRDATGAIFVVADVTLRYLAAARLDDLLTVSVRMVERGQASMLLEQQALRGDTVLVSGQVRVGCVHADTLKPRRMPAQVLSALERP
- the fusA gene encoding elongation factor G, which gives rise to MARHTPIERYRNIGISAHIDAGKTTTTERILFYTGVNHKIGEVHDGAATMDWMEQEQERGITITSAATTCFWKGMAGNFPEHRINIIDTPGHVDFTIEVERSMRVLDGAVMVYDAVGGVQPQSETVWRQANKYKVPRLAFVNKMDRTGADFLRVREMMILRLKANPVAIQIPIGAEDKFQGIVDLVKMKSIIWDEDKGVTFVYGDIPADLADVCAEYREKLVEAAAEASEELMNKYLEGEALTEEEIKAAIRKRTLAGEIQPMLCGSAFKNKGVQAMLDAVIEYMPAPTDIPPVSGVDEDDHPVVRQADDSEKFSALAFKLMTDPFVGQLTFVRVYSGVLLKGDTVYNPIRGKKERIGRIVQMHANNREEVSEIRAGDIAACVGLKDVTTGETLCDPGAIVMLERMVFPEPVITQAVEPKTKADQEKMGIALQRLAQEDPSFRVKTDEESGQTLIAGMGELHLEIIVDRMKREFGVEANVGKPQVAYRETIRKTVEDAEGKFVRQSGGKGQYGHVVLKIEPNEAGKGVEFVDAIKGGVVPREFIPAVEKGINEAVTQGVMAGYPVVDVKVTLHFGSYHDVDSNELAFKMAAIFGFKEGCRKANPVILEPMMAVEVETPEDYAGNVMGDLSSRRGMVQGMDDMVGGGKAIKAEVPLSEMFGYSTTLRSMSQGRATYTMEFKHYAEAPRNVSEAIMAARSK